The following DNA comes from Corallococcus exiguus.
CCGCGCTCCAGCGTGGCGGGTGTCACCGGCGGTAGGTTGGAGACGACGACATAGACGGGCACGTTGCGCGTCTGGAGGACGGTGAGCTGGAGGCGGAAGTGGTCTCGCCGGAGCGCGGCGGAGCCGGCGGCCAGGCCCTGCGGATAGGCCATGGGCCCGCCCACCACCTTGCCCGTCCGGCTGGGCAGGAAGTGCACGAGGATGGCGTCCAGGTCCTTGCCGATGCTGCTTTCCTGGAGGGACAGCGCGGGCGCCTTGTCCACGAGCCCTCCGTCCCAGAACAGCTGGCCGTCCAGAGGCACCGCGCGGAAGAGGCCTGGGTACGCGCAGGTGGCGTGGACGCGCGGGGCCAGCTCCCCGGTGGTGAACACCTGGTGCGAGCCGTGGGTGAGGTTGGCCGCGGTGAGCAGCAGCGGGTGCGGCAGGTCCTCGAAGGTGGACACCGGCAGCGTGTCCTCCAGCAGGCGCCGGAAGCGC
Coding sequences within:
- a CDS encoding patatin-like phospholipase family protein, which encodes MAPSSTLHSLLEGKRFGLVLSAGYFGFYGHAGFLKGLHTSGLKPHAYAGTSSGGMVAAYAAAGMPMTALEELVLRQTRANFWDPDPIGAVMNVASRGHGFTGLLKGERFRRLLEDTLPVSTFEDLPHPLLLTAANLTHGSHQVFTTGELAPRVHATCAYPGLFRAVPLDGQLFWDGGLVDKAPALSLQESSIGKDLDAILVHFLPSRTGKVVGGPMAYPQGLAAGSAALRRDHFRLQLTVLQTRNVPVYVVVSNLPPVTPATLERGFDALDQARLSAERALARPPVPFEGTT